One window from the genome of Malus domestica chromosome 01, GDT2T_hap1 encodes:
- the LOC103422941 gene encoding uncharacterized protein codes for MIGKKEEKTRQQQGKKKKQQWQSTGISGVFVKFMHGRRSRSLELVPYNPEIDRTFRQLLRKQKKQEPTERMALQDPNENRALMDYSAPTVGATSSCIVRPEITANQFELKPSFIQMLPSFYGLSTEDPNLHISDFVEICETLKIHGAINDAIRLRLFPFSLKDKGNSWFNYLPANSITTWDELANQFLQRFFPPSKTSKFRNEIMTFAQFDSEAFYNSWERFRDLLMKCPHHGLPEWLQLQSFYQGLTPENKRMIDAASGGALMTKIVAEASALFKTLATHSQKWGVERGPPKRVGVHEIDAMSTMAAHISNLNKKFDNLINVISVKSFDVVCEICAGCRFHPNLQWNNNPNVMNPPARPPAMNFQPQEKKTPVEDLIAQLATNTNNFIQATQTTLQNQQASIGKLEVQVGQIASALNEREIGRFPSQPEVNPKNQEHIKVITLRSGKTIETEGAKKEKKAEEPENDSLTLPDEELAQEKIYSPPVPFPQRLQRAKKDKNFSEILDLFKKLGLGEMKSTLVSLQLADRSVTYPRGIIEDVLVRVDQFILPADFLVLDMEDDQEIPIILGRPFMATAGTLIDVKKGLLTLRVQGKEVVFKVFEAMKYLSDSERCFQVEALEELVNLKYIEQHPDDPLEACLVLN; via the exons ATGATTggaaaaaaggaagagaaaactAGGCagcaacaaggaaaaaaaaagaagcagcaGTGGCAGAGCACGGGGATTTCAG GTGTTTTTGTGAAGTTTATGCACGGTCGTCGTTCTCGAAGTCTTGAGCTTGTGCCATACAATCCCGAAATTGACAGAACGTTTCGACAACTACTAAGGAAGCAAAAGAAGCAAGAACCAACGGAAAGGATGGCACTTCAAGACCCAAATGAAAATCGTGCTCTTATGGATTATTCGGCTCCTACTGTTGGAGCTACATCGTCTTGTATTGTGCGTCCAGAAATTACGGCTAATCAGTTTGAGTTGAAGCCGTCATTTATCCAGATGTTGCCATCATTTTATGGTCTTTCTACTGAAGATCCAAATTTACATATTAGTGACTTTGTCGAGATATGTGAAACTTTGAAGATCCATGGGGCAATTAACGATGCTATCAGATTGCGGCTGTTTCCGTTTTCACTCAAGGACAAGGGAAACTCTTGGTTTAACTATCTGCCTGCTAATTCTATAACAACTtgggatgaattggcaaatcaaTTCCTTCAAAGATTCTTTCCTCCTTCGAAGACTTCTAAGTTTCGGAATGAAATCATGACTTTTGCCCAATTTGATTCTGAAGCTTTTTACAATAGTTGGGAAAGGTTCAGAGATTTATTGATGAAGTGTCCTCATCATGGCTTACCGGAATGGTTGCAGCTGCAATCATTTTATCAAGGATTGACTCCCGAAAACAAGAGAATGATTGATGCCGCTAGTGGAGGAGCTTTAATGACAAAGATAGTTGCTGAGGCATCCGCACTTTTCAAGACATTAGCTACTCATTCTCAAAAGTGGGGAGTGGAAAGAGGACCACCCAAACGTGTTGGAGTGCACGAGATTGACGCCATGTCTACCATGGCTGCACATATTTCTAACCTAAACAAAAAGtttgataatttgataaatGTTATATCTGTGAAGTCTTTTGATGTGGTTTGTGAAATATGTGCAG GTTGCCGTTTTCATCCAAATCTTCAATGGAATAACAATCCGAATGTTATGAATCCTCCAGCTAGGCCGCCTGCTATGAATTTCCAGCCACAAGAAAAGAAGACACCAGTGGAAGACTTGATAGCTCAACTTGCTACAAACACAAATAACTTCATTCAAGCAACTCAGACAACACTCCAAAATCAGCAAGCTTCAATTGGGAAGCTGGAAGTTCAAGTTGGTCAGATTGCTAGTGCGTTGAATGAAAGAGAGATCGGGAGATTTCCAAGTCAGCCAGAAGTGAATCCGAAGAACCAAGAGCACATTAAGGTTATCACATTAAGGAGTGGAAAGACCATAGAAACGGAGGgtgcaaagaaagaaaagaaggccGAAGAACCTGAGAATGATTCACTCACATTGCCAGATGAGGAGTTAGCACAAGAAAAGATTTATTCGCCACCCGTTCCATTTCCTCAGCGTTTGCAAAGGGCTAAGAAAGACAAGAACTTTTCTGAAATTTTAGATTTATTTAAAAAG CTTGGTCTTGGAGAGATGAAGTCCACATTGGTATCTTTACAACTTGCTGATCGTTCGGTTACATATCCAAGAGGAATCATTGAAGATGTTCTAGTTCGAGTTGATCAATTTATTCTACCAGCTGATTTCTTGgtacttgacatggaggatGATCAAGAAATTCCAATCATTTTGGGCCGTCCATTCATGGCTACTGCTGGAACTCTTATCGATGTCAAAAAAGGTCTCCTCACTTTGAGAGTTCAAGGCAAGGAAGTGGTGTTCAAGGTTTTTGAGGCTATGAAATATCTAAGTGATTCTGAAAGATGCTTTCAAGTTGAGGCGTTGGAAGAGCTAGTGAATCTGAAATATATAGAGCAACATCCGGATGATCCTTTGGAAGCATGCTTGGTTCTGAATTGA